In the genome of Rhodoplanes sp. Z2-YC6860, one region contains:
- a CDS encoding YeeE/YedE family protein: protein MASFDPISALAGGALVGLASAMLMMLIGRIAGISGILGGGLTLVPGDKLWRLAFVAGLVLAPTVSGLLGHPMPEPQMPDGYLMVIAAGLLVGFGARLGGGCTSGHGVCGIARFSARSIAATAIFMSTAVVVVAVMRHGFGG, encoded by the coding sequence CTTGCGGGCGGTGCGCTGGTTGGGCTCGCCTCAGCGATGCTCATGATGCTCATCGGCCGTATCGCTGGTATCAGCGGTATTCTGGGCGGTGGCCTCACACTGGTTCCCGGCGACAAGCTCTGGCGATTGGCGTTCGTCGCAGGCCTTGTTCTGGCGCCAACCGTCAGCGGGCTATTGGGCCATCCGATGCCTGAGCCGCAGATGCCGGACGGCTACCTCATGGTCATCGCCGCCGGACTGCTGGTCGGCTTTGGCGCGAGGCTGGGTGGCGGCTGCACCTCGGGCCATGGCGTTTGCGGGATCGCGCGCTTCTCGGCGCGCTCAATCGCGGCAACGGCAATCTTCATGTCCACTGCCGTCGTGGTTGTCGCGGTCATGCGCCACGGCTTTGGAGGCTGA
- a CDS encoding YeeE/YedE family protein has protein sequence MTAFASLICGLIFGTGLVVSGMTQPAKVLGFLDLFGHWDPTLAFVMVAALVVSAVGFGLARRQQRPLLAVQSLWPTRSGIDRSLVVGSILFGAGWGLVGLCPGPALVNLATLMPSVIVFVLAMAAGMILKDTWDHLATVTNRAPDRPASSAADG, from the coding sequence ATGACGGCATTTGCAAGCCTCATCTGCGGATTGATCTTCGGCACCGGCCTGGTCGTCTCCGGCATGACCCAACCCGCGAAGGTTCTCGGGTTTCTCGACCTCTTCGGCCACTGGGACCCGACCTTGGCCTTCGTGATGGTCGCGGCGCTCGTGGTGTCGGCTGTGGGATTTGGATTGGCGCGACGGCAGCAACGGCCGCTTCTGGCTGTTCAATCACTATGGCCCACGCGATCCGGGATCGATCGGTCCCTGGTTGTCGGATCCATCCTGTTCGGAGCTGGCTGGGGCCTTGTCGGGCTTTGTCCGGGTCCGGCATTGGTGAATCTCGCAACACTGATGCCGAGCGTGATCGTGTTCGTGTTGGCGATGGCGGCCGGGATGATCCTCAAGGATACATGGGACCATCTGGCCACCGTCACGAACCGCGCACCCGATCGCCCGGCGTCATCAGCAGCTGACGGTTAG